Proteins encoded together in one Jeotgalibacillus aurantiacus window:
- a CDS encoding glutamate-1-semialdehyde 2,1-aminomutase: MNHTQSEKLHEEALKHIVGGVNSPSRSYKAVGGGSPVAMARGKGAYFWDVDGNKYIDYLAAYGPIITGHAHPHITKAIQHAAENGILYGTPTEHEVTFAKMLKEAMPAMEKVRFVNSGTEAVMTTIRVARAYTGRDKIIKFAGCYHGHSDLVLVAAGSGPSTLGTPDSAGVTKNIASEVITVPFNEIEPFKEALEKWGDEIAGVLVEPIVGNFGIVEPKEGFLEQINELAHKAGALVIYDEVITAFRFMYGGAQDLLNVKPDLTAMGKIIGGGLPIGAYGGRVDIMEQIAPLGPAYQAGTMAGNPASIQAGIACLEVLKQPGIYEEMDRLGAILEEGILSSAKKHDVTITINRLKGALTIYFTDEKVVNYEQAESTDGETFARFFKLMLEQGINLAPSKYEAWFLTTEHTDQDVEQTLKAVDYAFSKL, encoded by the coding sequence ATGAACCACACTCAATCAGAGAAGCTTCATGAAGAAGCACTTAAACATATTGTTGGAGGCGTGAATAGCCCGTCCCGATCCTATAAGGCTGTCGGCGGAGGCTCTCCTGTTGCCATGGCACGAGGAAAAGGTGCTTATTTTTGGGATGTTGATGGCAATAAGTACATAGATTATCTGGCGGCATACGGACCGATTATTACTGGACACGCTCACCCTCATATCACAAAAGCGATCCAGCATGCTGCTGAAAATGGCATCCTTTACGGAACACCGACTGAACATGAAGTGACGTTTGCAAAGATGCTTAAGGAAGCAATGCCTGCAATGGAAAAAGTCCGTTTCGTCAACTCCGGAACGGAAGCGGTTATGACAACGATCCGGGTAGCGCGAGCTTATACCGGACGTGATAAAATTATTAAATTTGCCGGGTGCTACCACGGGCACTCCGATCTTGTACTTGTTGCAGCCGGATCCGGTCCTTCCACTTTAGGGACTCCTGATTCAGCAGGTGTAACAAAAAATATTGCGAGTGAAGTGATCACGGTTCCTTTTAATGAAATTGAACCCTTTAAAGAAGCGCTTGAAAAATGGGGAGATGAAATCGCCGGTGTTCTCGTTGAACCGATTGTAGGAAACTTTGGCATTGTTGAACCAAAGGAAGGTTTCCTTGAACAGATTAATGAGCTCGCACACAAAGCAGGCGCACTTGTCATTTACGATGAAGTCATCACAGCGTTCCGCTTTATGTATGGCGGCGCACAGGATCTGTTAAATGTAAAACCGGACTTAACTGCAATGGGTAAAATCATCGGTGGCGGTCTACCGATCGGCGCTTATGGCGGACGCGTAGACATAATGGAACAAATCGCACCGCTTGGACCTGCTTATCAGGCCGGAACAATGGCCGGAAATCCTGCTTCCATTCAGGCCGGTATTGCCTGCCTTGAAGTGTTGAAGCAGCCTGGCATTTATGAAGAAATGGACCGCCTCGGGGCGATTCTCGAAGAAGGCATTCTATCTTCAGCAAAAAAACATGATGTCACCATTACCATCAACCGATTAAAAGGTGCACTGACCATCTACTTTACGGATGAAAAGGTTGTTAACTACGAACAGGCTGAATCAACCGATGGCGAAACCTTCGCCCGCTTTTTCAAACTGATGCTCGAACAGGGCATCAACCTGGCCCCATCCAAATACGAAGCCTGGTTCCTCACAACCGAGCACACCGATCAGGATGTTGAACAAACACTAAAAGCAGTAGATTACGCTTTTTCAAAACTGTAA
- a CDS encoding ion channel, whose product MGLLILAFTVLIMSFSVRALLALPWEGYIFSLKNFLHLSYVYGVLLLGFASIYTILMLEGIEAAVPVEEEGFWPLFLLMLYFSAMMLFSVGNGEIVPVGAGRLIAALSAFIGHILPVTVVWTIIAKSDEQTFEK is encoded by the coding sequence ATGGGACTACTCATTCTGGCCTTCACAGTTCTGATCATGTCGTTTTCTGTCAGAGCTTTACTTGCACTGCCGTGGGAGGGTTATATATTTTCATTGAAAAACTTCCTGCACTTATCCTATGTATACGGTGTTCTGCTACTCGGTTTTGCATCCATTTATACGATCCTGATGTTGGAAGGGATTGAAGCAGCCGTTCCGGTAGAGGAAGAGGGCTTCTGGCCACTTTTTTTATTGATGCTTTATTTCAGTGCGATGATGCTGTTCTCGGTAGGTAATGGAGAAATTGTCCCAGTTGGAGCAGGGAGACTGATTGCCGCACTTTCAGCTTTTATCGGGCATATACTCCCGGTAACAGTCGTCTGGACCATCATCGCAAAATCAGATGAGCAGACTTTTGAAAAGTAG
- the bcp gene encoding thioredoxin-dependent thiol peroxidase codes for MKIGEKAPDFTLQTQDGESVSLSDFLGKKQVVLYFYPKDMTPGCTTQACDFRDHHESFADLDAVILGVSPDPQDKHKKFVDKHDLPFSLLVDEDHKVAEQYGVWTLKKNFGKEYMGIERSTFAIDKDGTLLKEWRKVRVKGHVEETLEFLRDRS; via the coding sequence ATGAAAATTGGTGAAAAAGCACCCGATTTCACATTACAAACCCAGGACGGGGAATCAGTATCATTATCTGATTTCCTGGGCAAAAAACAGGTCGTTCTATATTTCTATCCAAAAGATATGACACCAGGCTGTACGACACAGGCGTGCGACTTCAGAGACCACCACGAATCATTTGCGGATCTCGACGCAGTCATTCTCGGCGTCAGTCCTGATCCACAGGATAAACATAAAAAATTCGTGGACAAGCACGACCTGCCATTCAGCCTGCTGGTTGATGAAGATCACAAAGTAGCAGAACAATACGGTGTCTGGACACTAAAGAAAAACTTCGGCAAAGAATACATGGGCATCGAACGCTCAACCTTCGCCATCGACAAAGACGGAACCCTGTTAAAAGAATGGCGCAAAGTCCGCGTTAAAGGGCATGTAGAAGAAACTTTAGAATTTTTAAGAGACCGATCATAA